One part of the Streptomyces sp. AM 2-1-1 genome encodes these proteins:
- a CDS encoding DUF4132 domain-containing protein, protein MRRWELVEGTASKFWETGAVGATVTVRYGRCGSEGRTRTKEYASEEAAHAQVRRTVAEKERRGYEQVVASASGADGATDTDGATRADGATGTGGAVGAALPDETTFRLPLSWRRVLHPRRGGCARPLSTADEEASARVGERIAGEAAWIELILAEPGSDPELVEATRAHLAGSPSPAGAAALAAVVSVEGAPACWVDTWVAEHGLPFAARAAQELQTIKAHSYHALGRRVKGALKRVSLSSPLHWHHGSLNVAARARAHIAAADEETYLATVAALARARRDSHQRITAAFLAPSETEWVEALLSEPAVLAEDHYVLQRMVLSSLTSADQLARLPYRPDPTLSVIATLADGIGTGVAPMLGTYLDHGHHYAEGVKAVSAALTELPTDEAFAILLHHKELKHVRAALLDAMRRYPVRALRLLAADVRHSAPTRSRASRQLLHAHINTHRPLVAALLPTLPAGAAEVVGPLLNPVSRFPEASAASLPAALTRPPWTRARAGAAAAPVDTGAAELPAPELCWLPGEQEAWARCSTWYTRPQHDGDWEKVISSPLEGLDSTGLRPAWIFLHAPVERITPALATWAPTDLWDGADTLRPVVARFGLGALPLLLRTVPRQPSTMAALFLPFADVTVARHMADWAARLKSTAATTRTWFARHGAAAAAFLVPDAVGKPGAARRAAEQALIQIAAVHGEKTVRDAAARYGAQAVRSVDVLLVTDPLERALPAKLPVLPNWAEPGLLPQLLTRTGEALPAEVVRTALTMFALSRPGEVYPGVGALRDATDPASLAAFGWAVFEQWLDARLPAKESWALYVLGEVGDDETVRRLTPVVRAWPGEGAHHRAVEGLDVLAAIGSETALLHLHGIGQRVRFKALKTRAQEKIAEVAAALGLSSEQLSDRLVPDFGLDPDGSLVVDFGPRRFTVGFDERLAPYVVDASGRRLRDLPAPAAGDDQESASAGRERFVTLRRDVRTIAAGQVHRLETAMVSGRSWTTEEFRDLFVTHPLVGHPVRRLVWQSASRGTVTAFRVTADGAFADAGGGPLVLPADASVRIAHPLRLGGARAEWSEALSRLGLAQPFPQLERVVRSLTDEERTSDRLHRFEGLTVPTAAVLGLERRGWEPGAPGDAGVRGWISKRLGEDVYLVVCLHEGVVAGSPESFPEQRLEAVRLSDRPGAPRPRGPHRPLFGCLDPVTASEVLADLTALAGVRRSPAGGGPAGAPGRTVAAAGQGRSR, encoded by the coding sequence ATGCGGCGCTGGGAGCTGGTGGAAGGGACCGCGTCGAAGTTCTGGGAGACCGGCGCGGTCGGCGCCACGGTCACCGTGCGGTACGGCCGCTGCGGGTCCGAGGGGCGCACCCGGACCAAGGAGTACGCCTCCGAGGAGGCGGCCCACGCCCAGGTGCGCAGGACCGTCGCGGAGAAGGAGCGCCGGGGGTACGAGCAGGTGGTGGCCTCCGCTTCTGGAGCGGACGGGGCGACGGACACGGACGGCGCGACCCGTGCGGACGGGGCGACGGGTACGGGCGGCGCGGTCGGTGCGGCACTGCCGGACGAGACCACCTTCCGGCTGCCGTTGAGCTGGCGCCGGGTGCTCCACCCCCGGCGGGGCGGCTGCGCACGCCCCCTGAGCACGGCCGACGAGGAAGCCTCGGCGCGGGTCGGGGAGCGGATCGCCGGGGAAGCCGCCTGGATCGAGCTGATACTCGCCGAACCCGGCTCCGACCCGGAACTCGTCGAAGCGACCCGGGCCCACCTCGCCGGCAGTCCTTCCCCGGCCGGGGCCGCCGCGCTGGCGGCCGTCGTCTCCGTGGAGGGGGCCCCGGCCTGCTGGGTGGACACCTGGGTGGCGGAGCACGGGCTGCCCTTCGCCGCCCGGGCGGCCCAGGAGCTCCAGACCATCAAGGCGCACAGCTACCACGCGCTGGGACGGCGGGTGAAGGGCGCCCTCAAGCGGGTTTCCCTCTCCTCGCCCCTGCACTGGCACCACGGCTCCCTGAACGTCGCCGCCCGGGCCCGGGCCCACATCGCCGCGGCCGACGAGGAGACCTACCTCGCCACCGTGGCGGCGCTGGCCAGGGCCCGCCGGGACAGCCACCAGCGGATCACCGCCGCCTTCCTGGCGCCGAGCGAGACGGAGTGGGTCGAGGCCCTCCTGTCCGAGCCCGCCGTCCTCGCCGAGGACCACTACGTCCTGCAGCGGATGGTTCTCTCCTCCCTGACGTCGGCGGACCAGCTGGCGCGACTGCCGTACCGGCCGGACCCCACCCTCTCCGTGATCGCGACGCTCGCCGACGGCATCGGCACGGGCGTCGCGCCGATGCTCGGTACGTACCTCGACCACGGCCACCACTACGCCGAGGGCGTCAAGGCGGTCTCGGCCGCCCTCACCGAACTCCCCACCGACGAGGCGTTCGCCATCCTCCTGCACCACAAGGAGCTGAAGCACGTCCGCGCGGCCCTGCTCGACGCGATGCGCCGCTACCCGGTACGGGCCCTGCGGCTGCTGGCCGCCGACGTCCGCCACTCCGCCCCCACCAGGTCACGCGCCTCGCGGCAGCTCCTGCACGCGCACATCAACACCCACCGCCCGTTGGTCGCCGCCCTCCTGCCGACGTTGCCCGCCGGTGCGGCGGAGGTCGTCGGCCCGCTGCTGAACCCGGTCTCCCGCTTCCCGGAGGCGTCCGCCGCCTCCCTGCCCGCCGCACTCACCCGGCCGCCGTGGACCCGGGCGCGCGCCGGTGCTGCCGCCGCCCCGGTGGACACCGGCGCGGCCGAACTCCCCGCCCCGGAGCTGTGCTGGCTCCCGGGCGAACAGGAGGCGTGGGCCCGCTGCTCCACCTGGTACACCCGCCCGCAGCACGACGGCGACTGGGAGAAGGTGATCTCCTCCCCTCTCGAAGGGCTCGACAGCACCGGTCTGAGGCCCGCCTGGATCTTCCTGCACGCGCCCGTGGAGCGGATCACCCCCGCCCTCGCCACCTGGGCCCCCACCGACCTCTGGGACGGGGCGGACACCCTCCGACCGGTCGTCGCCCGTTTCGGACTCGGCGCGCTGCCTCTCCTGCTGCGTACGGTCCCCCGCCAGCCGAGCACCATGGCGGCGCTCTTCCTGCCGTTCGCCGACGTGACCGTCGCCCGGCACATGGCCGACTGGGCGGCCCGGCTCAAGTCCACCGCCGCGACGACCCGGACGTGGTTCGCGCGCCACGGCGCCGCCGCGGCGGCGTTTCTGGTGCCGGACGCGGTCGGGAAGCCCGGCGCCGCGCGGCGCGCCGCCGAACAGGCCCTGATCCAGATCGCCGCGGTCCACGGCGAGAAGACCGTCCGCGACGCCGCCGCCCGGTACGGCGCGCAGGCGGTGCGCTCCGTCGACGTGCTGCTGGTCACCGACCCCCTGGAGCGCGCCCTGCCCGCGAAGCTGCCGGTCCTGCCGAACTGGGCCGAACCGGGTCTCCTTCCGCAGCTGCTCACCCGTACCGGGGAGGCGCTGCCGGCCGAAGTGGTGCGCACCGCCCTCACGATGTTCGCGCTGTCCCGGCCCGGCGAGGTCTACCCCGGTGTCGGGGCGCTGCGCGACGCCACCGACCCCGCTTCGCTCGCCGCGTTCGGCTGGGCCGTCTTCGAGCAGTGGCTCGACGCCCGGCTTCCGGCCAAGGAGTCCTGGGCGCTGTACGTCCTGGGGGAGGTCGGGGACGACGAGACGGTGCGGCGGCTCACGCCGGTCGTCCGCGCCTGGCCGGGCGAGGGCGCGCACCACCGGGCGGTCGAAGGGCTGGACGTGCTGGCGGCCATCGGCAGCGAGACGGCCCTGCTGCATCTGCACGGCATCGGGCAGCGGGTCAGGTTCAAGGCGCTGAAGACACGTGCCCAGGAGAAGATCGCCGAGGTGGCGGCGGCGCTCGGACTCAGCTCCGAGCAGCTCTCCGACCGTCTGGTGCCGGACTTCGGGCTGGACCCGGACGGCTCGCTGGTCGTGGACTTCGGCCCGCGCCGGTTCACCGTCGGCTTCGACGAGCGGCTCGCCCCGTACGTCGTGGACGCGTCGGGGAGGCGGCTGCGCGATCTGCCGGCCCCGGCTGCGGGGGACGACCAGGAGTCGGCGTCGGCGGGCCGCGAGCGGTTCGTGACGCTGAGGAGGGACGTGCGGACGATCGCCGCCGGTCAGGTGCACCGGCTGGAGACCGCGATGGTCTCGGGCCGGTCCTGGACGACGGAGGAGTTCCGGGACCTCTTCGTCACCCATCCTCTGGTGGGGCATCCGGTACGGCGGCTGGTGTGGCAGAGCGCGTCGCGGGGGACGGTGACGGCCTTCCGGGTCACGGCGGACGGGGCGTTCGCCGACGCGGGCGGCGGCCCGCTCGTGCTGCCCGCCGACGCCTCCGTACGGATCGCCCATCCGCTCCGGCTCGGGGGCGCGCGTGCGGAGTGGTCCGAGGCCCTCAGCCGCCTCGGGCTCGCCCAGCCCTTCCCCCAACTGGAGCGCGTGGTCCGCTCCCTGACCGACGAGGAGCGGACGAGCGACCGGCTGCACCGGTTCGAGGGTCTCACCGTGCCCACGGCCGCGGTGCTGGGACTGGAGCGGCGCGGCTGGGAGCCGGGCGCTCCCGGGGATGCCGGGGTGCGGGGGTGGATCTCCAAACGCCTGGGCGAGGACGTGTACCTGGTCGTCTGCCTCCACGAGGGCGTCGTGGCCGGCTCTCCGGAGTCCTTCCCGGAGCAGCGACTGGAGGCGGTCCGGCTCAGCGACCGGCCCGGTGCCCCCCGGCCCCGCGGTCCGCACCGCCCTCTCTTCGGCTGCCTGGATCCGGTGACCGCGTCCGAGGTGCTCGCCGACCTGACGGCGCTCGCGGGTGTCCGGCGGAGCCCGGCCGGGGGCGGTCCGGCCGGGGCTCCGGGCCGGACCGTCGCCGCCGCGGGTCAGGGCCGGTCGAGGTAG
- a CDS encoding 6-phospho-beta-glucosidase, whose protein sequence is MKLTILGGGGFRVPLVYGALLGDHAEGRVSRVTLYDTDRDRLTAVARVLDEQARGRRDAPAVLATTDLDEALRGADFVFSAIRVGGLDGRAADERVALAAGVLGQETVGAGGIAYGLRTVPVAVDLARRIARLAPDAWVINFTNPAGMVTEAMSRHLGDRVVGICDTPVGLGRRIARLLGADPDRAWIDYAGLNHLGWVQGLYVDGRDELPRLLADEALLGSFEEGKLFGTDLIRSLGAIPNEYLHYYYFNREAVEAYQRAELTRGAFLSRQQQGFYARMREPGTPALDTWDRTRAEREATYMSENREVAGAGDRAAADLESGGYEQVALALMRAVARNERTSLILNVRNRGTLPALDADAVVEVPCLVDANGAHPVAVSPLPGHAAGLVTTVKAVERAVLDAAGSGSRSAAVRAFALHPLVDSVQVARGLVEAYTGVHPQLAYLDRP, encoded by the coding sequence GTGAAGCTGACAATTCTTGGTGGTGGCGGATTCCGGGTCCCTCTCGTGTACGGGGCGCTGCTCGGTGACCATGCGGAGGGCCGTGTCTCCCGGGTCACCCTCTACGACACCGACCGCGACCGTCTCACGGCCGTCGCCCGGGTACTCGACGAACAGGCGCGGGGGCGACGGGACGCTCCCGCCGTCCTGGCCACCACCGATCTGGACGAGGCGCTGCGGGGCGCCGACTTCGTCTTCTCGGCGATCCGGGTGGGCGGTCTCGACGGGCGTGCCGCCGACGAACGGGTCGCCCTCGCGGCGGGGGTGCTGGGGCAGGAGACGGTCGGGGCGGGCGGCATCGCGTACGGGCTGCGCACCGTGCCGGTCGCCGTCGACCTCGCCCGCCGCATCGCACGGCTCGCCCCGGACGCCTGGGTCATCAACTTCACCAATCCCGCGGGCATGGTGACCGAGGCGATGTCCCGGCACCTGGGTGACCGGGTCGTCGGCATCTGCGACACACCCGTGGGGCTGGGCCGCCGGATCGCCCGGCTGCTCGGCGCCGACCCGGACCGTGCCTGGATCGACTACGCGGGCCTCAACCACCTCGGCTGGGTGCAGGGGCTGTACGTCGACGGGAGGGACGAGCTTCCCCGGCTGCTCGCCGACGAGGCGCTCCTCGGCTCCTTCGAGGAGGGCAAGCTCTTCGGCACCGACCTGATCCGCTCGCTCGGTGCGATCCCCAACGAGTACCTGCACTACTACTACTTCAACCGGGAGGCGGTCGAGGCCTACCAGCGGGCGGAGCTGACCCGGGGCGCCTTCCTGAGCCGGCAGCAACAAGGGTTCTACGCGCGGATGCGCGAACCCGGTACACCGGCGCTGGACACCTGGGACCGCACCCGCGCCGAGCGGGAGGCGACCTACATGTCGGAGAACCGCGAGGTCGCGGGTGCCGGCGACCGTGCCGCCGCCGATCTGGAGTCCGGGGGGTACGAACAGGTGGCCCTCGCCCTGATGCGCGCCGTCGCCCGCAACGAGCGCACCTCGCTCATCCTCAACGTGCGCAACCGCGGCACCCTCCCGGCGCTCGACGCGGACGCCGTCGTGGAGGTGCCCTGCCTCGTCGACGCGAACGGCGCCCACCCGGTGGCGGTGAGCCCTCTGCCCGGCCACGCGGCCGGACTCGTCACCACGGTCAAGGCCGTCGAACGCGCCGTGCTCGACGCCGCCGGGAGCGGCTCACGCTCCGCCGCCGTACGGGCGTTCGCCCTGCACCCGCTCGTGGACTCGGTCCAGGTGGCCCGCGGACTCGTCGAGGCGTACACCGGCGTCCATCCCCAGCTGGCCTACCTCGACCGGCCCTGA